A stretch of DNA from Rhodospirillaceae bacterium:
TTGGTGGCACCGTGTTCGACGTCATCCATAAAAAGAGCGCTACGTATTTCTTCCGTAACTGGAAGAAAGCCGCGAGCAAGGGCACGCGGACAGTTGGCAGCGGGGAGATCGTATCCTTAGCAGTTCAGACTGCCGTTGTTGAAGTCGCGACGTCCGCTGAATTCTGCAATCCGAAGCGTAGGATAGCCCACTTGCTGACGATGTATGGCTTTGTGGCCTACGTCGCGGCAATTATCATGATGGTGTTTTGTTACCCGATGGCTGGCTCGACTGCACCGGCGATCGTCGTGCAATTATGGTATCTAGGTGCGGCGATGGTTTGCGTCGGTGGCTATTGGTTCTGGTTCTTTATTCGGGTTGATGTCGCTGCGGAAGGCAATTCACCGCTCCGCTTTGTGCAGGCTGACATCTTTATCGTGTCGCTGATGGTAAGCGTAACATTGGCCCTCATTTGGGCCTATTTGCAGGCGACCGGAAACGCATGGACGAACGTGGCCTTGGGCGCGTATTTGCTTACCACGACGATCTTCTTCGGATCGGTTCCGTGGTCCAAGTTTTCTCATATGTTCTTCAAGCCAGCGGCTGCTCTTCAGAAAAGAGTCGCCAACGCGGATGGATCGAGAAGCAACCTGCCCAAGCCCGCTGACCGAACCAATCCGGCGGAACGCGACCGGCACTCCATGGAGTTGCTGAAGGACGCACCTCAGTCCATGGGGCTTGGCATCAAGCGCGAACAGCCCCGCCATTATTAAGGCCTAACCAGACAAAATCTTCTGACTAAAGAGGAATTATACAATGCCGACTTTTGTTTACATGACCCGGTGCGATGGATGCGGACACTGCGTGGACATCTGCCCGTCCGACATTATGCACATCGATACAAAATATCGACGCGCCTACAATATTGAGCCCAACATGTGTTGGGAATGTTACTCCTGTGTGAAGGCCTGCCCGCAGAACGCCATCGACGTGCGCGGTTACGCTGACTTCGCGCCGCTCGGCCATAGCGTTCGAGTGCTCCGCGAAGAGGAAAAGGGCACGATTTCGTGGAGGATCAAATTCAGAAATGGCACGGAAAAGGAATTCCTGTCTCCGATCACCACCAAGCCTTGGGGCACAGGCATTCCAAAGCTTAAGGAGGTCCCTGGACCCACCCAAGAGCAGCGTGATAGCGAGTTGTTGTACAACGAGCCGAAATATATCCGTTTTGACGACGGCGGGCTGCATACCTTGGAATCTAACGGTCTCACGATGAAAAAGGGCGTATACTACTAATGGCTTACAAAACAATCATAGAAGACAATATCGACGTTCTGGTCGCAGGCGCGGGCCTTGGCGGCACCGGTGCCGCCTTTGAAGCTAGATTCTGGGGCCAAGACAAAAAGATCGTTATCGCTGAAAAAGCCAATATCGACCGCTCCGGCGCTGTCGCCCAGGGGCTTTACGCGATCAACTGCTACATGGGTACCCGTTTCGGCGAGAACAATCCGGAAGACCACGTACAGTATGCGCGTATCGACTTGATGGGTTTGGTTCGCGAAGACCTGCTGTTCGATATGGCCCGGCACGTCGATTCCGCGGTGCACCAGTTTGACGACTGGGGCCTGCCGTTGATGAAGGATGAGGAAAAGGGCTCCTATATGCGCGAAGGACGGTGGCAAATTATGATTCACGGTGAATCATACAAACCCATCGTGGCTGAAGCCGCAAAGAAGCAGGCAGACAAGGTATACAACCGCGTTTGTCTGACGCACCTGCTATTGGACGACGCTAAGGAGAACCGAATTGCCGGCGCCGTCGGTTTTAACGTTCGTACCGGCGACTTCCACGTCTTCAAGTCGAAGACGGTGATCTGTGGCGCCGGTGGTGCTTCCAATATCTTTAGAGGTCGTTCCACGGGTGAAGGCAGCGGTCGTACTTGGTACGCGCCGTGGTCGTCAGGTTCCGCGTATGGCCTGATGATCGACGCCGGCGCCAAGATGACGCAGATGGAAAACCGAATTGTGTTGGCCCGCTTCAAAGATGGCTACGGCCCGGTTGGCGCTTACTTCCTGCACCTCAAGACCTATACCCAGAACGCCTATGGCGAAGAATATGAATCCAAGTGGTTTCCTGAACTGCAAAAAATGGTTGGTAAGGAATATTTGGACCCGGAGCTTTCTCATAAGACCCATCGTCCGATTCCGACCTGTTTGCGGAATCACGCCTTGATCAATGAGGTGAATGCTGGTCGCGGTCCGATTCAAATGATCACCATGCAAGCCTTCCAAGATCCTCACCTTGAGGAGGTTGGCTGGGAGAACTTCCTTGGCATGACTGTCGGCCAGGCTGTGTTGTGGGCTGCCACGGACGTCGATCCTAAGAACGAGAACCCGGAACTAACCACGTCAGAACCCTATGTCATGGGATCACATGCGACGGGCAGTGGCGCTTGGTGCTCAGGTCCTGAGGACGTTTCTCCGGACGAGTATTTCTGGGGTTACAACCGTATGATGACCATCGAAGGGTTGTTTGGTGCCGGTGATGCGGTCGGTGGAACGCCGCACGCCTTCTCCTCAGGCTCCTTCACTGAAGGGCGTCTCGCCGCTAAGGCAGCCTGCCGCTACATTGACGACGGCAAGGCCGAGGGCATCAATGTATCTGACAAGCAGATCAACGACCTTAAGGAAAAGGTCTACAAGCCGATGGAGCATTACAAGGTCTACCACAACGAAGTCGTTGCTGGTGATGTCAATCCGAACTACATCAATCCGCGGCAAGGCCTGGACCGCTTACAAAAACTGATGGACGAGTACTGCGGCGGAGTCACGGTCAACTACATGACCAACGATAAGTTGCTGAACGTCTGCCTTAAAAAGCTCAAGATATTAGAAGAGGACCTTGAGAAACTGGCGGCAACGGACTTCCATGAACTTCTGCGTGCATGGGAGTTGAAGCATCGTCACCGTACGGCCGAATGCGTCACGCAACACACATTGTTCCGCAAAGAAACCCGTTGGCCGGGCTACTACTATCGCGGTGATGCGATGAAGCTGGATGATGAAAATTGGCATGTGCTAACGGTTTCGCGTCGTGATCCAAAAAATGGTGAGTACACCATGGAAAAGGCGCCCGTCTATCACCTTGTTAAAGACGACGAGTAACTGAGAAACCAAACAGGAGTTCACACCGAACTCCTGTTTGGTCCATCAAAACGGATCAGCATGTTGCGTGTTGATATTTTTATTACGTTCGCCGCGGCGAACGTTTGCGTAGTACAAAGAAATGACGAACATTATAGAAAAGACTGACGACGAAATTCTTGCCGTAGCCAACCCGCTATGGAGCCACCTTGTTCATGCCTCGAACATTGGCAAATACGGGGATTTCGTCAGACACTTCTCCCAAAACTTATTGCTAGGGTTGAACGAAATCGAGGTCGGCAAACAATTTGCAAATAGCGAATTGACCAGAAATCTGTCCGAATCAATAGAGTTCATCGGCACCATCCGTCGCGGGGAACATGTGACAGTACTTTACCGGCAACGGAGCACAAAATCTGAGGGTGAATGGCTCGGCAGACTTGTCCTCGGTCACGAAGATGGAGAGGTCAAAATTTTTGGGGCCTCCATATTTTAATTATGAGTGAAACAGGTCAGGAAACAATTCAGGAAAATAAGTATGTCGAACTGGCATACAGGGTGATCGATCAAAAATCGGGCGATGTCCTTGTCGCGGTCGAATTTCCGATCGGCTATATCCACGGCGCCAACGATATCCTGACACCTGCAGTCGGCAAAGAGCTGCTCGGAAAATCCGCCGGTGACGTGATCGAGGTGCCCCTTGATTGCGATGAAATC
This window harbors:
- the aprB gene encoding adenylyl-sulfate reductase subunit beta: MPTFVYMTRCDGCGHCVDICPSDIMHIDTKYRRAYNIEPNMCWECYSCVKACPQNAIDVRGYADFAPLGHSVRVLREEEKGTISWRIKFRNGTEKEFLSPITTKPWGTGIPKLKEVPGPTQEQRDSELLYNEPKYIRFDDGGLHTLESNGLTMKKGVYY
- a CDS encoding adenylyl-sulfate reductase subunit alpha, which translates into the protein MAYKTIIEDNIDVLVAGAGLGGTGAAFEARFWGQDKKIVIAEKANIDRSGAVAQGLYAINCYMGTRFGENNPEDHVQYARIDLMGLVREDLLFDMARHVDSAVHQFDDWGLPLMKDEEKGSYMREGRWQIMIHGESYKPIVAEAAKKQADKVYNRVCLTHLLLDDAKENRIAGAVGFNVRTGDFHVFKSKTVICGAGGASNIFRGRSTGEGSGRTWYAPWSSGSAYGLMIDAGAKMTQMENRIVLARFKDGYGPVGAYFLHLKTYTQNAYGEEYESKWFPELQKMVGKEYLDPELSHKTHRPIPTCLRNHALINEVNAGRGPIQMITMQAFQDPHLEEVGWENFLGMTVGQAVLWAATDVDPKNENPELTTSEPYVMGSHATGSGAWCSGPEDVSPDEYFWGYNRMMTIEGLFGAGDAVGGTPHAFSSGSFTEGRLAAKAACRYIDDGKAEGINVSDKQINDLKEKVYKPMEHYKVYHNEVVAGDVNPNYINPRQGLDRLQKLMDEYCGGVTVNYMTNDKLLNVCLKKLKILEEDLEKLAATDFHELLRAWELKHRHRTAECVTQHTLFRKETRWPGYYYRGDAMKLDDENWHVLTVSRRDPKNGEYTMEKAPVYHLVKDDE
- a CDS encoding adenylyl-sulfate reductase, which codes for MFSINPFAELSASIPTSVMQTYVVVMVLLVVGGTVFDVIHKKSATYFFRNWKKAASKGTRTVGSGEIVSLAVQTAVVEVATSAEFCNPKRRIAHLLTMYGFVAYVAAIIMMVFCYPMAGSTAPAIVVQLWYLGAAMVCVGGYWFWFFIRVDVAAEGNSPLRFVQADIFIVSLMVSVTLALIWAYLQATGNAWTNVALGAYLLTTTIFFGSVPWSKFSHMFFKPAAALQKRVANADGSRSNLPKPADRTNPAERDRHSMELLKDAPQSMGLGIKREQPRHY